One window of Catharus ustulatus isolate bCatUst1 chromosome 3, bCatUst1.pri.v2, whole genome shotgun sequence genomic DNA carries:
- the LOC116993970 gene encoding glutathione S-transferase A4-like encodes MSGKPRLTYLNGRGRMESIRWLLAAAGVEFEEIYLETKEQYDKLIKDGSLLFQQVPLVEIDGMKMVQTRAIMSYIAGKYNLHGKDLKERALIDMYVEGISDLMQMILMFPFSPPDAKEKNLESIKDRATNRYFPVFEKVLKQHGQDFLVGNKFSWADVQLMEAILAVEEKVPAVLSGFPQLQVFKTKMSNMPTIKKFLQPGSPRKPPPDAHYVETVLKVFKK; translated from the exons ATGTCGGGAAAACCCAGGCTTACCTACTTGAATGGAAGGGGCCGGATGGAGTCCATACGATGGCTGTTGGCAGCAGCCGGTGTGGAG tttgaagagatttatttggaaacaaaagAGCAGTATGACAAGTTAATCAAAG ATGGATCCCTGCTCTTCCAGCAAGTGCCCCTGGTTGAGATCGATGGGATGAAGATGGTGCAGACCAGAGCCATCATGAGCTACATAGCAGGGAAATACAATCTCCATGGGAAAGACTTGAAGGAGAGAGCCCT GATTGACATGTATGTAGAGGGAATATCAGATCTGATGCAAATGATTTTGatgtttcctttctctccacctgatgcaaaggagaaaaatcttgaGTCAATTAAGGACAGGGCAACTAACAGGTATTTTCCAGTCTTTGAAAAG GTTTTGAAACAACATGGCCAAGACTTTCTCGTGGGCAACAAATTCAGCTGGGCAGATGTTCAGCTCATGGAAGCCATTTTAGCAGTGGAGGAGAAAGTCCCTGCTGTACTCTCAGGGTTTCCTCAGTTGCAG gtgtttaaaaccaaaatgagcAATATGCCTACAATTAAGAAgttcctgcagcctggcagcccaAGGAAACCCCCACCAGATGCCCATTATGTAGAAACTGTGTTGAAGGTTTTTAAGAAATGA
- the LOC116994626 gene encoding glutathione S-transferase-like isoform X2, with the protein MSGKPKLHYFNGRGRMEPIRWLLAAAGVEFEESYLEKKEDLTKLRKDGSLLFQQVPMVEIDGMKLVQTRAILNYIATKYNLYGKDLKERALIDMYVEGLFDLNELLMMHVYLPADQQDQNFANMMDKAENRYFPVFEKVLKDHGKDFLVGNQLSKADVQLLEVILMVEEDKPDILAKFPLLQSFKARISNIPTIKKFLQPGSQRKPPTRPEEVPDVMKIFDP; encoded by the exons ATGTCTGGAAAACCCAAGCTGCACTACTTCAATGGACGAGGTCGAATGGAACCAATTCggtggctgctggcagcagctggggttGAG TTTGAAGAATCCtacctggaaaaaaaggaggatcTGACAAAGTTACGGAAAG ACGGATCCCTGCTCTTCCAGCAAGTGCCAATGGTAGAGATCGATGGGATGAAGCTGGTGCAGACCAGAGCCATCTTGAACTACATAGCAACGAAGTACAACCTCTATGGGAAGGACCTGAAGGAGAGAGCCCT AATCGATATGTACGTGGAAGGATTGTTTGATCTGAATGAGCTACTCATGATGCATGTATACCTACCAGCAGACCAACAAGATCAAAATTTTGCTAATATGATGGACAAGGCTGAAAACAGATACTTCCCTGTCTTTGAGAAG GTTTTGAAAGACCATGGAAAAGACTTTCTTGTTGGCAACCAGCTGAGCAAGGCAGATGTTCAGTTACTTGAAGTCATTTTAATGGTAGAGGAGGACAAACCTGATATTCTTGCTAAATTTCCTCTCTTGCAG agCTTCAAAGCAAGAATAAGCAATATCCCCACCATAAAGAaattcctgcagcctggcagccagAGAAAACCTCCAACACGACCGGAAGAAGTACCCGACGTGATGAAAATTTTTGACCCCTGA
- the LOC116994629 gene encoding glutathione S-transferase-like isoform X2 — MSGKPKLHYFDGRGRMEPIRWLLAAAGVEFEESYLEKKEDLTKLRKDGSLLFQQVPMVEIDGMKLVQTRAIMNYIATKYNLYGKDLKERALIDMYVEGLFDLNEILIKYPYLPADQKEQHFANMMDKAENRYFPVFEKVLKDHGKDFLVGNQLSKADVQLLEVILMAEEDKPDILAKFPLLQVLFCRASKQE; from the exons ATGTCTGGAAAACCCAAGCTGCACTACTTCGATGGACGAGGTCGAATGGAACCAATTCggtggctgctggcagcagctggggttGAG TTTGAAGAATCCtacctggaaaaaaaggaggatcTGACAAAGTTACGGAAAG ACGGATCCCTGCTCTTCCAGCAAGTGCCAATGGTAGAGATTGATGGGATGAAGCTGGTGCAGACCAGAGCCATCATGAACTACATAGCGACGAAGTACAACCTCTATGGGAAGGACCTGAAGGAGAGAGCCCT AATCGATATGTACGTGGAAGGATTGTTCGATCTGAATGAGATACTCATTAAATATCCATACCTACCAGCAGACCAAAAAGAACAACATTTTGCTAATATGATGGACAAGGCTGAAAACAGATACTTCCCTGTCTTTGAGAAG GTTTTGAAAGACCATGGAAAAGACTTTCTTGTTGGCAACCAGCTGAGCAAGGCAGATGTTCAGTTACTTGAAGTCATTTTAATGGCAGAGGAAGACAAACCTGATATACTTGCTAAATTTCCTCTCTTGCAG gttttgttttgtagaGCTTCAAAGCAAGAATAA
- the LOC116994629 gene encoding glutathione S-transferase-like isoform X1: MSGKPKLHYFDGRGRMEPIRWLLAAAGVEFEESYLEKKEDLTKLRKDGSLLFQQVPMVEIDGMKLVQTRAIMNYIATKYNLYGKDLKERALIDMYVEGLFDLNEILIKYPYLPADQKEQHFANMMDKAENRYFPVFEKVLKDHGKDFLVGNQLSKADVQLLEVILMAEEDKPDILAKFPLLQSFKARISNIPTIKKFLQPGSQRKPPTQAEDVAKVMKIFYS; this comes from the exons ATGTCTGGAAAACCCAAGCTGCACTACTTCGATGGACGAGGTCGAATGGAACCAATTCggtggctgctggcagcagctggggttGAG TTTGAAGAATCCtacctggaaaaaaaggaggatcTGACAAAGTTACGGAAAG ACGGATCCCTGCTCTTCCAGCAAGTGCCAATGGTAGAGATTGATGGGATGAAGCTGGTGCAGACCAGAGCCATCATGAACTACATAGCGACGAAGTACAACCTCTATGGGAAGGACCTGAAGGAGAGAGCCCT AATCGATATGTACGTGGAAGGATTGTTCGATCTGAATGAGATACTCATTAAATATCCATACCTACCAGCAGACCAAAAAGAACAACATTTTGCTAATATGATGGACAAGGCTGAAAACAGATACTTCCCTGTCTTTGAGAAG GTTTTGAAAGACCATGGAAAAGACTTTCTTGTTGGCAACCAGCTGAGCAAGGCAGATGTTCAGTTACTTGAAGTCATTTTAATGGCAGAGGAAGACAAACCTGATATACTTGCTAAATTTCCTCTCTTGCAG aGCTTCAAAGCAAGAATAAGCAATATCCCCACCATAAAGAaattcctgcagcctggcagccagAGGAAACCTCCAACACAAGCGGAAGATGTAGCCAAAGTGATGAAAATTTTCTACTCCTGA
- the LOC116994626 gene encoding glutathione S-transferase-like isoform X1 has protein sequence MAAGDCTAIAEILRNQARGTMSGKPKLHYFNGRGRMEPIRWLLAAAGVEFEESYLEKKEDLTKLRKDGSLLFQQVPMVEIDGMKLVQTRAILNYIATKYNLYGKDLKERALIDMYVEGLFDLNELLMMHVYLPADQQDQNFANMMDKAENRYFPVFEKVLKDHGKDFLVGNQLSKADVQLLEVILMVEEDKPDILAKFPLLQSFKARISNIPTIKKFLQPGSQRKPPTRPEEVPDVMKIFDP, from the exons ATGGCTGCTGGAGATTGCACAGCAATTGCTGAG ATACTAAGGAATCAGGCACGTGGAACCATGTCTGGAAAACCCAAGCTGCACTACTTCAATGGACGAGGTCGAATGGAACCAATTCggtggctgctggcagcagctggggttGAG TTTGAAGAATCCtacctggaaaaaaaggaggatcTGACAAAGTTACGGAAAG ACGGATCCCTGCTCTTCCAGCAAGTGCCAATGGTAGAGATCGATGGGATGAAGCTGGTGCAGACCAGAGCCATCTTGAACTACATAGCAACGAAGTACAACCTCTATGGGAAGGACCTGAAGGAGAGAGCCCT AATCGATATGTACGTGGAAGGATTGTTTGATCTGAATGAGCTACTCATGATGCATGTATACCTACCAGCAGACCAACAAGATCAAAATTTTGCTAATATGATGGACAAGGCTGAAAACAGATACTTCCCTGTCTTTGAGAAG GTTTTGAAAGACCATGGAAAAGACTTTCTTGTTGGCAACCAGCTGAGCAAGGCAGATGTTCAGTTACTTGAAGTCATTTTAATGGTAGAGGAGGACAAACCTGATATTCTTGCTAAATTTCCTCTCTTGCAG agCTTCAAAGCAAGAATAAGCAATATCCCCACCATAAAGAaattcctgcagcctggcagccagAGAAAACCTCCAACACGACCGGAAGAAGTACCCGACGTGATGAAAATTTTTGACCCCTGA